The following proteins are co-located in the Halictus rubicundus isolate RS-2024b chromosome 1, iyHalRubi1_principal, whole genome shotgun sequence genome:
- the LOC143365433 gene encoding methanethiol oxidase, whose product MESKGPGCSSCAGPGYKSPKAAMLEGPREKLLYVVCVHTDPEKPDVLSTVDVDPASPTYCKIIHKLRMLYVGDELHHSGWNICSSCHGQPRKRDTMVLPCLMSDRVYFIDTSNERAPSIKKVLSPAEVHGCGLSTIHTSHCAPTGEIMISAMGKPNGDAQGEFLCIDSETFEVKGVWTKGERKAAFGYDFWYQPYRDVLVATEWGVPRVFKRGYKITDSTDPTIYGRSLNFYSWSERKLKQTINLGDDGIAPLEVRFLHDPKASEGFVGCAVSSNVHRFYETPEGEWRTEKVIQVPAKKVEGWIAPQMPGMITDILISLDDKYLYLSNWLHGDVRQYDISDRKNPKLTGQIFLGGSILNDSKIRVMHDEELTEQPSPVYVKSRRFYGAPQMLQLSLDGTRLYVTTSIFKPWDQQFYPDQVENGSVMVKLDVDTENGGLKLDNQFLIDFGEDKNDVLLAHEMRYPGGDCTSDIWLPEHP is encoded by the exons ATGGAAAGCAAAG GGCCAGGATGTTCGAGCTGCGCCGGTCCCGGCTACAAATCGCCGAAAGCTGCGATGCTCGAGGGTCCGCGCGAAAAGTTGTTGTACGTTGTCTGCGTGCACACGGATCCCGAAAAACCGGATGTGCTTTCCACCGTGGACGTGGATCCAGCGAGCCCAACCTACTGCAAG ATCATTCACAAACTACGAATGCTGTATGTCGGCGATGAACTTCATCATTCGGGATGGAACATTTGCAGCAGTTGCCACGGTCAGCCGCGTAAACGGGACACGATGGTGCTCCCGTGTCTGATGTCAGACCGCGTCTATTTCATCGATACGAGCAACGAACGAGCACCGTCTATCAAGAAG GTGTTGTCGCCGGCCGAGGTGCACGGATGCGGGTTATCGACCATACATACAAGCCATTGCGCGCCTACAGGAGAGATAATGATTTCCGCGATGGGCAAGCCAAACGGTGACGCGCAAGGCGAATTCCTTTGCATCGACTCGGAGACGTTCGAGGTGAAAGGCGTATGGAcgaagggagagagaaaagCGGCTTTCGGTTACGATTTTTGGTACCAGCCGTATCGCGACGTTCTCGTTGCCACCGAATGGGGTGTACCCAGAGTGTTTAAACGAGGATACAAGATCACGGACAGCACCGATCCAA CAATTTACGGCAGaagtttgaatttttattcgtgGAGCGAAAGAAAGTTGAAGCAAACGATAAACTTGGGAGACGATGGAATCGCTCCTCTTGAAGTCAGGTTTCTGCACGATCCGAAAGCCAGCGAGGGATTCGTCGGATGTGCGGTCAGTTCGAACGTCCACAGATTTTACGAAACACCGGAAGGCGAATGGCGCACCGAAAAGGTGATTCAAGTGCCTGCTAAGAAAGTCGAGGGCTGGATCGCTCCGCAAATGCCAG GTATGATTACCGACATATTGATCAGCCTCGACGACAAATATCTCTACCTCTCGAATTGGCTTCACGGAGACGTCAGACAGTACGACATCTCCGACAGGAAGAATCCAAAGTTAACCGGCCAAATCTTCCTCGGGGGGTCGATTTTAAACGACTCGAAGATTCGCGTGATGCACGACGAAGAATTAACCGAACAACCGAGCCCGGTTTACGTAAAGAGCCGTCGATTTTACGGCGCGCCGCAGATGCTTCAACTGAGCCTCGACGGAACGCGCTTATACGTGACCACTTCCATATTCAAACCATGGGACCAACAATTTTATCCCGATCAAGTCGA GAACGGGTCGGTAATGGTCAAGCTGGACGTGGACACGGAGAACGGTGGTTTAAAACTTgacaatcaatttttgatagacTTTGGCGAGGATAAAAATGATGTGCTGCTTGCACACGAAATGCG GTACCCCGGAGGCGATTGCACATCCGACATATGGTTACCTGAACATCCTTGA
- the L(1)10bb gene encoding BUD31-like protein, with product MPKVRRSKKPPPDGWELIEPTLEELEQKMREAETEPHEGKRKQESLWPIFKIHHQKSRYIYDLYYRRKAISRELYDYCLNENIADKNLIAKWKKVGYENLCCLRCIQTRDTNFGTNCICRVPKGKLEEGRIVECIHCGCRGCSG from the exons ATGCCAAAAGTACGACGAAGTAAGAAACCTCCACCGGACGGATGGGAATTGATTGAGCCAACGTTGGAGGAATTGGAGCAAAAAATGCGAGAAG CCGAAACGGAACCTCACGAAGGCAAGCGTAAACAAGAATCTTTGTGGCCAATTTTCAAAATCCATCATCAAAAATCACGGTACATATACGATTTGTACTACAGACGGAAAGCCATAAGCCGTG aACTGTACGATTACTGTTTGAATGAGAACATAGCTGACAAGAATTTGATAGCGAAATGGAAGAAAGTGGGCTATGAAAATCTGTGTTGTTTACGTTGCATACAAACTAGAGACACTAATTTTGGGACGAATTGTATTTGCCGAGTTCCAAAaggaaaactggaagagggtagaatagttgAATGCATTCATTGCGGTTGTAGAGGATGTTCCGGATAA
- the LOC143365440 gene encoding uncharacterized protein LOC143365440 — MTVKHVARYNRICKALESKVPTRSPTSVVGLITENVLVPIKKTVFVEKSSRVRSSFSERTATKAIRLRKRDDDATIPLLKQPPRQPSKRLRCHEKKRTSNDNRNSTLPLFNNTAISRRPRDDKKTNVLPFPSPISANASIVPELLPPRKRRKTCKNRVDPDRCYADYGISVNQPQANARFTVNARASASTTNLSISVNSSNLSNNVENIDSETATRRALRDLQKIDWLSTDTLTTIFDKAVRLLETDSFGIPVAFTVATTPARRAKVTTVTVTETEAEAERKAETETETVTVTTTETEAEATTAVTTTPTDVCRSLFNVFDADKLFGRYDESNASRTELDDTDRSIVPNAAANLSEDAYPCKFKYSWQVLGKNTQTSRTLLEHLLQDMFNDDDDTTAYACSIKYSWQIIGISTQTSKEDLVASRLSARSDEIRNIDGTSSKSSSKPSSKPSSISPAPTKPPRRSLNKAFLTSTQGTQTCAHKEIQTNFIEFYVKE; from the exons ATGACGGTAAAACACGTAGCGAGGTACAATCGCATTTGCAAAGCCCTCGAGTCGAAAGTACCGACTCGATCGCCAACCTCCGTTGTCGGACTGATCACCGAAAATGTTCTGGTACCGATAAAGAAAACCGTTTTCGTCGAGAAAAGTTCGCGCGTCCGTTCCAGCTTCTCCGAACGAACAGCGACGAAAGCGATTCGACTGCGGAAACGCGACGACGATGCGACGATACCGCTTCTGAAGCAACCTCCTCGGCAACCG AGCAAACGATTACGCTGTCACGAGAAGAAACGGACCTCGAACGATAATCGGAATTCCACGTTGCCACTATTTAATAATACGGCCATCTCGAGACGACCACGAGACGACAAGAAAACAAACGTACTACCCTTTCCTTCTCCGATTTCAGCAAACGCGAGTATCGTGCCGGAGCTCCTTCCGCCTCGGAAACGTCGGAAAACTTGCAAAAATCGAGTCGACCCCGACCGATGCTACGCAGATTACGGCATCAGCGTGAACCAACCGCAAGCGAATGCACGGTTCACGGTGAACGCTCGGGCATCGGCCAGCACGACGAACTTGTCCATCTCGGTGAACTCGTCAAACTTGTCGAACAACGTCGAAAACATCGACAGCGAGACAGCGACGCGGCGCGCCCTACGCGATTTACAAAAAATAGATTGGTTGTCGACGGATACGTTGACAACGATATTCGATAAAGCGGTACGATTACTTGAAACCGATTCCTTTGGCATACCCGTAGCGTTCACCGTCGCAACGACGCCTGCCCGCAGAGCCAAGGTGACCACGGTCACGGTCACAGAGACGGAAGCGGAAGCGGAGAGAAAGGccgaaacggaaacggaaacggtAACAGTGACTACAACCGAAACAGAAGCCGAAGCGACGACAGCAGTAACAACGACACCCACCGATGTTTGCCGAAGCCTGTTCAACGTTTTCGACGCAGACAAACTTTTCGGGCGTTACGACGAGTCGAACGCATCGAGGACAGAACTTGACGATACCGATCGTTCGATTGTTCCCAATGCAGCAGCGAATCTCTCGGAAGACGCGTACCCTTGCAAATTCAAGTATTCGTGGCAAGTACTCGGCAAAAATACTCAAACGTCGCGAACGCTTCTTGAACATTTGCTACAGGACATGTTCAACGACGACGATGACACAACGGCCTACGCTTGTTCCATTAAATACTCTTGGCAAATCATTGGTATCAGTACGCAAACTTCGAAAGAGGATCTCGTTGCTTCGCGTTTATCCGCTAGATCGGACGAGATACGAAACATCGATGGAACGTCGAGCAAATCATCGAGCAAACCATCGAGCAAACCATCGAGCATATCACCGGCCCCCACGAAACCACCTCGACGAAGCTTGAACAAAGCGTTTTTAACGAGCACTCAGGGTACGCAGACGTGCGCTCATAAAGAAATTCAGACCAATTTCATCGAGTTCTACGTGAAAGAATGA
- the LOC143365464 gene encoding uncharacterized protein LOC143365464 has product MLVPTVSNSWGWGIFAFLVLVFATPSPAASRRADRDHCNKTVEIYEDVSSPAVTAANWGKPLFCSYRFRAFRPTAPRDWILRVRFKKFKVGVLENATTCSGGYLQIIDGNAKSEVSNRKDPGVYCGESEQPQTFISETNFVRVFFHAENFTDQTYFSFDTRAEQQFEVYLRYGQHPELYPNRRGEIVPGSYCERVFKDCRLQTCYVQSPAYPGIYPRALHCKYRLNTQSAFIKLYIENQEFNIDGQRCENIMTCPMRPISSGSEHCPYDYLRVYDGKDENSPVIGTFCGMGKFPYSIIGTSRDLYVEFVSSPAGPLLNTGFTFNVGNFPGHVETVGVRNGSCDWLLNSESLHTGNEGIFLSVAHWYPPHTSCTYLLKGRLGEIARLYFPSFRVNRIESPIQPYEGDCGESLTLYDADWPDDARIMKTFCDTFSKPMEKHDFVSSSNALFVKFESKTGSYSGSSLYYWAQYDFFNATRFGEPVPGTECDETFASWRTRSGRLRSPLNTLVYKRPGDPPTDLSCTYTFLTDKRLYARVILTVESVSFKEHRQCGHCWDSRVDRLIIKEPAVSVSGEQQFYQNHQQQAQQSQLSQQSRQQQQQQQQQQDLGADKTGHCICRSSMVGDGKPVVRVISRGEKLELKMLVDGTHSAVSYFKQHAPLFEARYEFAHSPLCGPAILPATTNGEIEFPHYEALGYVAPPRSIKCIWELRVNRDRDVWLHFDKIKFASRSCEDGKLEIFLPGNPEPFLGICGENISSALKMPIISAAQISPGGVRSSDERGSGLNSGSGSASGSGTGSSYSYGYGYNFENTQTQTQTQQPNVGGGSPSQTSSSPNEESEWPAVIVQFTGSMAPARAAFKIAWTELYHLPRDASGALNTQKLEEVCGFRCPGDVGCIPARLVCNGVVNCPAPEPKSTFRKTNNGTGLLAIPEEPNDESSETCGTDVLGARGNAAGSGNGVGGFASVVGSAGWAGAGLGAALAVLLGLVCLLTVCRICRRRSTPRNIHVPY; this is encoded by the exons ATGCTCGTGCCAACGGTATCCAACAGTTGGGGCTGGGGAATCTTCGCTTTCCTCGTGCTCGTATTTGCCACCCCCAGTCCTGCCGCGAGTCGCAGAG CGGATCGTGATCACTGCAACAAGACCGTAGAAATATACGAAGACGTGTCGAGTCCGGCTGTAACTGCAGCGAATTGGGGAAAACCTCTGTTTTGCTCGTACCGTTTCCGGGCGTTTCGCCCGACAGCACCCCGGGACTGGATATTACGGGTTCGCTTTAAAAAGTTCAAGGTTGGCGTACTGGAAAATGCCACTACCTGTTCCGGCGGTTATTTGCAG ATCATCGATGGAAACGCCAAGTCGGAGGTGAGCAATCGAAAGGACCCTGGAGTTTATTGCGGGGAATCGGAGCAACCGCAGACGTTCATCTCCGAGACGAATTTCGTCCGAGTGTTCTTCCACGCGGAGAACTTCACCGATCAGACGTACTTCAGTTTCGATACTCGCGCGGAGCAACAGTTCGAGGTGTACCTGAGGTATGGCCAGCATCCGGAACTCTATCCGAATCGCAGGGGCGAGATTGTTCCCGGGAGTTACTGCGAACGAGTCTTCAAGGATTGCAGGCTGCAAACGTGTTACGTGCAGAGCCCGGCTTATCCGGGTATCTATCCGCGCGCGTTGCATTGCAAGTATCGATTGAACACTCAGTCGGCCTTCATAAAGCTCTACATCGAGAACCAAGAGTTCAACATCGACGGGCAAAGGTGCGAAAACATCATGACCTGCCCGATGAGGCCGATAAGCTCAGGATCGGAGCACTGCCCTTACGACTACCTGCGCGTGTACGACGGCAAAGACGAGAACAGCCCGGTGATCGGGACGTTCTGCGGGATGGGCAAGTTTCCGTACAGCATCATCGGCACCAGCCGGGATCTGTACGTCGAGTTCGTCTCGTCGCCGGCCGGGCCGCTGCTCAACACCGGGTTCACCTTCAACGTGGGCAACTTTCCGGGCCACGTGGAGACGGTCGGCGTTCGAAACGGCAGCTGCGACTGGCTGCTGAACAGCGAGTCCCTTCACACCGGCAACGAGGGGATATTTCTCTCGGTGGCTCACTGGTATCCACCGCACACCAGCTGCACCTATTTGCTCAAGGGTCGGCTCGGCGAGATCGCCAGGCTCTATTTTCCAAGCTTCCGCGTGAACCGCATCGAGTCGCCGATACAACCGTACGAAGGCGACTGCGGCGAGAGCCTGACCCTTTACGACGCCGACTGGCCGGACGACGCGAGGATCATGAAAACGTTCTGCGACACGTTCAGCAAGCCGATGGAGAAGCACGACTTTGTATCGAGCTCGAACGCTCTGTTCGTGAAATTCGAGAGCAAAACGGGAAGCTATTCTGGCAGCTCCTTGTACTATTGGGCGCAGTATGATTTCTTCAATGCGACCAGATTCGGCGAGCCCGTTCCCGGGACAGAGTGCGACGAGACTTTCGCCTCGTGGAGAACGCGTTCCGGTCGATTACGATCGCCGCTCAACACGCTCGTTTATAAACGGCCGGGCGATCCGCCGACCGATCTCTCCTGCACCTACACCTTCCTCACGGACAAACGGCTGTACGCACGCGTCATTCTCACCGTCGAGTCGGTCTCCTTCAAGGAGCATAGGCAATGCGGACACTGTTGGGACAGTCGGGTCGATCGTTTGATCATCAAAGAACCGGCCGTCTCCGTTTCCGGCGAGCAACAGTTTTACCAGAATCACCAGCAACAAGCTCAACAATCTCAACTGTCTCAACAATCgcggcaacagcaacagcaacagcaacaacaacaggaTCTCGGCGCCGACAAGACAGGACATTGCATCTGTCGATCGTCGATGGTCGGCGACGGTAAACCCGTGGTACGCGTCATCTCGCGCGGAGAAAAACTCGAACTGAAAATGTTGGTGGACGGAACGCATTCGGCGGTCAGTTATTTCAAGCAACACGCGCCGCTATTCGAGGCGAGATACGAATTTGCTCACAGCCCGCTGTGCGGACCCGCGATTCTGCCAGCTACCACCAACGGCGAGATCGAGTTCCCGCATTACGAAGCACTCGGATATGTCGCGCCACCTCGTTCGATCAAATGCATTTGGGAACTTCGCGTGAATCGAGACAGAGACGTGTGGCTGCACTTCGATAAAATTAAATTCGCCTCGAGATCCTGCGAGGACGGCAAATTAGAAATCTTTTTGCCCGGCAACCCGGAACCGTTTCTCGGTATATGCGGCGAGAACATCAGCTCTGCCCTGAAAATGCCGATCATTTCGGCGGCACAGATCTCTCCGGGCGGTGTTCGATCGTCCGACGAACGGGGTTCCGGTCTGAATTCGGGATCCGGTTCGGCTTCCGGGTCCGGCACCGGATCCAGCTACAGTTACGGTTACGGTTACAACTTTGAGAACACGCAGACGCAAACGCAAACGCAACAGCCGAACGTCGGTGGTGGGTCGCCGTCTCAGACGTCCTCGAGCCCGAACGAGGAGTCGGAATGGCCCGCCGTGATCGTTCAGTTCACCGGTTCGATGGCCCCGGCACGAGCGGCTTTCAAAATCGCTTGGACCGAGCTGTATCACCTGCCACGCGACGCCTCGGGAGCCCTCAACACGCAAAAACTCGAGGAAGTATGCGGATTTCGCTGTCCCGGCGACGTCGGCTGCATCCCCGCGAGACTCGTCTGCAACGGAGTGGTAAACTGTCCGGCACCGGAACCCAAGTCCACTTTCCGCAAGACGAACAACGGTACCGGTTTGTTGGCGATACCGGAGGAACCGAACGACGAATCGAGCGAAACCTGCGGAACCGACGTGCTCGGCGCTCGCGGGAACGCAGCCGGATCCGGAAACGGTGTCGGTGGCTTCGCCAGCGTCGTCGGCTCGGCCGGATGGGCCGGCGCCGGTCTGGGCGCTGCTCTCGCGGTTCTTCTCGGTCTTGTCTGTTTGCTCACGGTTTGCAGAATTTGCAGGCGTCGCTCCACACCGAGAAACATCCACGTACCATATTGA
- the Foxk gene encoding forkhead box K, translating to MSTYSRTQESDAWALLALRSAPASPTKMQWNPEARGAPIARLEGREFEYMVRQRRITIGRNSSKGEVDVNMGHSSFISRRHVEIFYDHPFFFMTCNGKNGVFVDGIFQGRGSPVFQLPRTCTFRFPSTNIRLVFQSLVDEQEQNSVRVPSPPRQRPPLPPLRINIPDAGCSSPFPSPTGTISAANSCPASPRAGQGRRNISADLQMVAVYAAAVANDPQNSNLERHDGGPSCSRQISPEPGIETRCRAGGSNGPNGTTARCSPPKDDTKPPYSYAQLIVQAIASATDKQLTLSGIYSYITKNYPYYRTADKGWQNSIRHNLSLNRYFIKVPRSQEEPGKGSFWRIDSQSEAKLIEQAFRRRRQRGVPCFRAPFGLSSRSAPASPSHVGISGLMTPECLSREASPGPESYPDSSVPSPAGGQLNSQSAPGSPGHPYVPSNQTSHKGRLMQQITVVTNGVTGDATREDKYVVSGNAMEEHSLSPAGQYSPAPVIVQTTYNYSGSFIGPDAGVGVPKRSHEEMDSSPGSPAPLAIVESPEPLEHQQLQSKRQRFHEMDDH from the exons ATGTCTACGTACTCTCGTACTCAGGAGAGCGACGCGTGGGCCCTTCTGGCACTGAGGTCGGCACCGGCCAGTCCGACGAAGATGCAGTGGAACCCGGAGGCAAGAGGTGCACCGATTGCACGGCTCGAGGGTCGCGAATTCGAGTATATGGTTAGACAACGACGTATCACTATCGGGCGTAACAGCAGCAAGGGTGAGGTCGACGTCAACATGGGCCACTCCAGCTTTATCTCGCGACGACACGTCGAAATCTTCTACGATCATCCCTTTTTCTTTATGACCTGTAACGGTAAAAACGGTGTTTTCGTCGATGGAATTTTCCAGGGAAGGGGCTCGCCTGTCTTTCAATTACCAAGGAC GTGCACATTCAGGTTCCCGAGTACAAATATAAGGCTGGTATTTCAGTCGCTGGTGGACGAGCAAGAGCAAAACAGCGTACGAGTACCTTCTCCTCCGAGACAAAGGCCACCGTTGCCACCTTTACGCATCAATATCCCGGATGCAGGCTGCAGCAGTCCGTTTCCCTCTCCAACTGGTACCATCAGCGCGGCTAACTCTTGTCCTGCTAGTCCTCGTGCTGGCCAGGGAAGGAGAAACATATCGGCGGATCTACAGATGGTGGCAGTGTACGCGGCTGCTGTTGCCAACGATCCGCAGAACTCGAATTTGGAAAGGCACGATGGAGGACCTAGCTGTAGCAGGCAGATAAGTCCCGAACCAGGCATCGAGACCCGCTGTAGGGCAGGAGGTAGCAACGGACCTAACGGTACCACCGCTCGTTGCAGTCCTCCCAAAGACGATACCAAGCCACCGTATTCGTACGCTCAACTAATTGTTCAAGCGATAGCATCTGCGACAGATAAGCAGCTCACATTATCTGGCATTTACTCGTACATCACCAAGAATTATCCGTACTACAGAACGGCTGACAAGGGCTGGCAAAACTCAATTAGACATAATCTTTCGTTGAATCGTTACTTCATCAAAGTACCAAGGAGTCAAGAAGAGCCAGGAAAAGGATCTTTCTGGAGAATAGATTCTCAGTCAGAAGCGAAACTCATAGAGCAAGCTTTCAGACGAAGAAGACAGCGCGGCGTTCCCTGTTTTCGGGCACCGTTCGGTCTTTCGTCCAG GAGCGCCCCCGCTTCGCCGTCTCACGTAGGAATCAGTGGGCTAATGACGCCAGAATGTCTGAGTAGGGAAGCCTCTCCGGGACCAGAATCCTATCCGGATAGTTCCGTACCTTCTCCGGCTGGTGGTCAATTAAATAGTCAGTCCGCGCCAGGATCTCCAGGGCATCCGTACGTGCCCTCGAATCAAACGTCGCATAAAGGTCGTCTGATGCAACAAATTACCGTTGTCACGAACGGCGTTACCGGTGACGCGACCAGAGAAG ATAAGTACGTTGTATCCGGAAACGCTATGGAGGAGCATTCTCTTTCTCCGGCTGGTCAGTACAGTCCGGCTCCTGTTATCGTACAAACCACATATAACTACAG CGGAAGCTTCATTGGTCCCGACGCAGGCGTCGGAGTCCCGAAACGCTCGCACGAGGAAATGGATAGTTCTCCGGGTTCACCGGCACCGCTCGCTATCGTGGAAAGTCCTGAACCTCTCGAGCATCAGCAACTTCAGTCGAAACGTCAACGCTTTCACGAAATGGACGACCACTGA
- the Rpn5 gene encoding regulatory particle non-ATPase 5: MEVDYSSICEVKIPECKKLASEGMLFNALGQLLALEKQTRTAEDMGCTSQILVAIVQICMEAKNWEALNEYIVLLSKRRSQLKLAVTKMVQECCTYVDKMPDKETMIKLIETLRTVTEGKIYVEVERARLTHRLAKIKEEDGDISGATAVMLELQVETYGSMSRLEKASLILEQMRLCLAKKDFMRTQIIAKKINVKFFKDDDDEETQALKLKYYDLMMELARHESWHLELCRHNRAVLETPAVRDDPKKRHTALSRAVLYLVLAPHEPEQADLTHRLLADKLLDEILTYKELLRLFVNPELIKWSGLCEIYEKDLRATEVFSPSTEEGRKRWADLRNRVVEHNIRIMAKYYTNITLTRMAELLDLPVKETEACLCNLVETGVINARTDRLAGVVRFTGTQEPAALLDAWAASLSKLMSLVNHTTHLIHQEEMLAVAQS, translated from the exons ATGGAAGTAGACTACAGCAGTATCTGCGAGGTTAAGATCCCTGAGTGCAAAAAGTTGGCTAGCGAGGGGATGTTGTTCAACGCTTTGGGCCAATTGCTTGCTTTAGAAAAACAGACACGAACG GCAGAGGACATGGGATGTACTTCCCAAATTCTAGTGGCCATTGTTCAAATCTGTATGGAAGCGAAAAACTGGGAAGCTCTGAACGAATATATCGTTTTGTTGTCTAAAAGGCGTTCTCAATTGAAATTGGCAGTTACGAAAATGGTTCAGGAATGTTGTACTTACGTAGATAAAATGCCCGATAAAGAAACTATGATCAAATTAATAGAAACTTTGCGTACAGTAACAGAAGGAAAG ATTTACGTGGAAGTTGAAAGAGCGAGGCTTACGCATCGCTTGGCAAAGATCAAAGAGGAGGATGGCGATATTTCTGGTGCCACAGCGGTTATGCTTGAATTACAG GTTGAAACATACGGCAGTATGTCGCGATTGGAAAAGGCCTCTCTGATCTTGGAGCAAATGAGATTGTGTTTAGCGAAGAAGGACTTTATGCGGACACAAATAATAGCAAAGAAGATAAACGTGAAATTTTtcaaggacgacgacgacgaagagacACAAGCtctcaaattaaaatattacga TCTTATGATGGAGCTAGCCCGTCACGAGAGCTGGCACTTGGAATTGTGCAGACACAATCGAGCGGTATTGGAAACACCAGCTGTTCGAGACGATCCCAAAAAGAGACATACCGCTCTTTCGCGAGCCGTTTTATATCTCGTTCTTGCACCGCACGAACCAGAACAGGCGGATTTGACCCACAGATTACTCGCGGATAAACTTCTCGACGAAATACTCACATACAA AGAGCTGTTGCGTTTGTTCGTGAATCCGGAATTGATCAAATGGTCCGGACTTTGTGAAATCTATGAAAAAGATTTGAGAGCAACTGAAGTTTTTAGTCCTTCGACCGAAGAGGGTCGCAAACGATGGGCCGATCTTCGAAACAGAGTTGTCGAACAT AATATTCGAATCATGGCAAAATACTACACAAATATCACGTTAACGCGTATGGCTGAGTTATTGGATCTACCGGTTAAAGAAACTGAAGCGTGTCTCTGCAATTTAGTAGAAACCGGCGTGATAAATGCCCGTACAGATCGATTGGCTGGTGTGGTCCGATTCACAGGAACGCAAGAACCAGCTGCTCTATTGGACGCATGGGCCGCTTCGTTATCGAAATTAATGAGCCTTGTTAATCACACGACTCATCTGATTCATCAAGAAGAAATGTTGGCCGTTGCTCAATCCTAA